Below is a window of Deltaproteobacteria bacterium DNA.
ACGCCCCGGTCCCCGGCCTTTGTCGCGTATCCCTGGGGCAGAGCCGTGATGAAGTCGTGGGCCTGGGCCGCCCGGGCCGCCTGTTCGACCTCGGCGTCCGTGGCCTCGGGACGGCCCATGCGGATATTGGCGGAGATGGTGTCGTTGAAGAGAAATGTGTCCTGGAAGACAAAGGAGACGTGGCGCATCAGGTCTTCGGGCCGGATGTCGCGCACGTCGGCGTCGCCGACGCGGACCGACCCGTCGGTCACGTCCCAGAAGCGGGGGATGAGCCGGGCCACGGTGGTCTTGCCCGCGCCGCTCGGTCCGACCAGGGCCGTGATGGACCCGGCCGGAACGTGGAAACTGACGTCGTCCAGAGCGTTGTCGGTGCGGTTTTCATAGGCGAAGCAGACCTGTTCAAAGGACACGGATGCATCGCGCGGCAGGCGGCGTCCCAGGGATACGGGCAACACGGGGGCGGCCTGCAGGTCCTGGATGCGCAGGGCGCCGGCGCCGGCCTTGCGGATGAAATGATTGATCCACATCAGCGGCATGAGCGATTCGGCCATGCCCGTGCCCAGCAGCAGGGCCGCGGCCCAGGTCGGAAAATCGAGACTTCCGCCGGTGTAGAGGAGCAGGCCGCCCAGGGTCAGGGCCAGGAGAGTCGGCAAGGGGCCGAGAATGAGAATGCTGATCTTGGCGCTGACGGCCGAGACTTCCAGCCATTTGGCCAGGACGTCGCGGAACCCGTCCAGGGCCGACTGATAGCGGCCAAAGGAGGACGCGCCGTCGTCAAAGGTCCGGACCACGGGCATGGCCTGCACGAATTCCACCACGGCCCCGGCGATGCGTTCACGCTCGTCGTCGTAGCGGCGCTGCAGCTCCGTGCTGCCGCGCATGGCCAGTATCACGCATCCCGCTCCAACCACCAGCAGACCCAGGGCCAGCAGGGCCAGACGCCAATCAATGATCAGCATCAGGATCAGGGTGGCCAGAGGCGTGGCCACGCTGCGGCCGATCATGGGCGTGGTATCGGCCACAAAGGCGTGCAGGCTCTTGACATCGTCCTGCATGACTTTGGTCACGGTGCCGGTCCCGGTCTGGAGCAGATAGCCCAGGGGGACGCGAGCCATGTGCTCGGCCAGACCCGCGCGCAGGATGGTTTCCAGGCGAAATGCGGCCATGTGG
It encodes the following:
- a CDS encoding ABC transporter ATP-binding protein, giving the protein MNTSTCDPGLGRAGVFATETLPGRGIWTLMRPVRSRIHLAMGLAALGAIAALAAVGLLAVIIAQLLRPDPAPWPWAVLAVVLTGAGFYLRNKGFIVSHMAAFRLETILRAGLAEHMARVPLGYLLQTGTGTVTKVMQDDVKSLHAFVADTTPMIGRSVATPLATLILMLIIDWRLALLALGLLVVGAGCVILAMRGSTELQRRYDDERERIAGAVVEFVQAMPVVRTFDDGASSFGRYQSALDGFRDVLAKWLEVSAVSAKISILILGPLPTLLALTLGGLLLYTGGSLDFPTWAAALLLGTGMAESLMPLMWINHFIRKAGAGALRIQDLQAAPVLPVSLGRRLPRDASVSFEQVCFAYENRTDNALDDVSFHVPAGSITALVGPSGAGKTTVARLIPRFWDVTDGSVRVGDADVRDIRPEDLMRHVSFVFQDTFLFNDTISANIRMGRPEATDAEVEQAARAAQAHDFITALPQGYATKAGDRGVRLSGGQRQRITIARAILQNCPVVVLDEATAFADPENEAALIAALANLMQGRTVIIIAHRLSTIRDADQIVVLDQGRVAEHGRHGDLVAANGVYARLWRNYEQAQGWTLGRDDATRS